A portion of the Calothrix sp. 336/3 genome contains these proteins:
- a CDS encoding GTP-binding protein, whose protein sequence is MQAVSSESPAMDAPKLGLPVTLITGFLGSGKTTLLNHILTNQQGLKTAVLVNEFGEIGIDNELIVSTDENMVELSNGCICCTINNDLVDAVYKVLENQSQIDYLVVETTGLADPLPVAMTFFSPELRDVTRLDSIVTVIDAANYSLDLFNSQAAYSQIAYGDVILLNKTDLVDAATLVDLERKINEVKEGARIIRTTKSQVPLPLILSVGLFESDKYFHDDSHEHHHDHEHHEHHDHEHHDHSECGHDHSHEHHHHHSDHLENDGFTSISFQTDKPFSVRKFQYFLDNLLPTSVFRAKGIMWFAESPKRHIFHLCGKRFTMDDDEWKGEKKNQLVLIGQNLDKDALLKQVEDCINTENQH, encoded by the coding sequence ATGCAAGCAGTTTCTTCCGAATCTCCAGCAATGGATGCACCCAAACTAGGATTACCTGTGACACTAATTACAGGATTCCTGGGTAGTGGTAAAACAACATTACTTAACCATATCCTGACCAATCAGCAGGGTTTAAAAACAGCAGTTTTAGTCAACGAATTTGGCGAAATTGGCATTGACAATGAGTTAATCGTCTCTACGGACGAGAATATGGTCGAACTCAGCAATGGCTGTATTTGCTGTACTATTAATAACGATTTGGTTGATGCAGTTTATAAAGTCCTAGAAAATCAAAGTCAAATTGATTACTTAGTAGTTGAAACAACAGGTTTGGCTGACCCCCTACCTGTGGCAATGACATTCTTTAGTCCAGAGTTGCGAGATGTCACCCGTTTAGACTCCATTGTCACCGTTATTGATGCAGCAAATTACAGTCTAGATTTATTCAACTCCCAAGCAGCCTATAGTCAAATTGCCTATGGTGATGTAATTTTGTTGAATAAAACCGATTTAGTCGATGCAGCCACCCTGGTTGATTTAGAAAGAAAAATCAATGAGGTGAAAGAAGGGGCGAGAATTATTCGTACCACTAAGTCTCAAGTTCCTTTACCACTAATTCTCAGCGTTGGTTTGTTTGAATCGGATAAATATTTTCATGATGATTCCCATGAACATCACCATGATCATGAACACCATGAACACCATGATCATGAACACCATGACCATTCTGAATGTGGTCACGATCATAGTCATGAGCATCATCACCACCACTCTGATCACCTGGAAAATGATGGTTTTACTTCCATCTCCTTCCAAACAGATAAACCCTTTTCTGTGAGAAAGTTTCAATATTTTCTCGATAATCTTTTGCCCACATCAGTCTTTCGTGCGAAGGGAATTATGTGGTTTGCAGAAAGTCCCAAACGGCATATTTTCCACCTTTGTGGTAAGCGCTTCACCATGGATGATGATGAGTGGAAAGGTGAAAAGAAAAATCAACTTGTCCTCATCGGTCAAAATCTAGATAAAGATGCACTATTAAAACAGGTAGAGGATTGCATTAATACAGAAAATCAACATTAG
- the cysS gene encoding cysteine--tRNA ligase produces the protein MTLTVYNTLTRRQEPFETIEPGKVKMYCCGVTVYDYCHLGHARSYIVWDTVRRYLLWRGYEVQYLQNFTDIDDKILNRAKEQGSTMQEVSNRFIDAYFEDIRRLNVMDADEYPRVTEHIPEIHQLIQTLTDKGLAYAAAGDVYYRVERFPGYGKLSGRELEQMQAGASGRVEGEDSEGKKKEHPFDFALWKGSKPGEPAWDSPWGAGRPGWHIECSAMIRSRLGETIDIHGGGGDLVFPHHENEIAQSEGALDKPLARYWTHNGMVMVHGQKMSKSLGNFITIREMLDGAGNWQSEAVDPMTIRLFVLQAHYRKPLDFTEEAIATASHSWQTLKDGLLFGSQYGSKLGWTEEKTSLIPELLARFQESGDDDFNFSAGLSVLFELAKDLRREGNIFVHEGQTKTPSDELQRQWQTLVTLSQVLGLTVTPEESSTNNGLSDAEIAALVQQRQEARKAKDFAQSDRLRDQLQALGITLIDSKDGTRWHR, from the coding sequence ATGACCCTAACAGTTTACAATACCCTCACCCGTCGCCAGGAACCCTTTGAGACGATTGAACCTGGAAAAGTCAAGATGTATTGTTGCGGCGTGACGGTTTATGATTACTGTCATTTGGGTCATGCGCGTTCCTATATCGTGTGGGATACAGTTCGCCGCTACTTGCTTTGGCGTGGTTATGAAGTGCAGTATCTCCAGAATTTCACGGATATAGACGATAAAATTTTAAACCGTGCCAAGGAACAGGGTTCAACAATGCAGGAGGTGTCGAATCGCTTTATCGATGCCTATTTTGAAGATATTCGGCGATTGAATGTGATGGATGCGGATGAATATCCACGAGTGACAGAACATATACCGGAAATTCATCAGTTAATTCAAACTCTCACAGATAAGGGTTTGGCATACGCGGCAGCAGGTGATGTTTATTACCGTGTGGAACGCTTCCCTGGTTACGGTAAGCTTTCAGGACGAGAGTTAGAACAGATGCAAGCTGGGGCAAGTGGTCGCGTGGAGGGGGAAGACTCGGAAGGGAAGAAAAAAGAGCATCCCTTTGATTTCGCCCTGTGGAAGGGTTCTAAGCCCGGTGAACCTGCCTGGGATTCTCCCTGGGGTGCTGGTCGTCCCGGATGGCATATTGAGTGTTCAGCGATGATTCGTTCCCGTTTGGGTGAGACAATTGATATTCACGGTGGTGGTGGTGATTTAGTTTTCCCACACCATGAAAATGAAATTGCTCAATCAGAAGGTGCTTTGGATAAACCCCTAGCTCGTTACTGGACTCACAATGGCATGGTAATGGTGCATGGTCAGAAGATGTCTAAATCCCTGGGTAATTTCATTACGATTCGGGAAATGCTGGATGGGGCGGGTAATTGGCAGAGTGAAGCGGTTGACCCAATGACAATCCGGTTATTTGTGCTACAGGCACACTATCGGAAACCACTGGATTTTACAGAGGAGGCGATCGCCACTGCTAGCCATAGTTGGCAAACTCTTAAGGATGGTTTACTCTTTGGCAGTCAATACGGCAGCAAGTTGGGTTGGACAGAGGAAAAGACTTCTCTGATTCCGGAATTACTGGCACGTTTCCAAGAGTCGGGAGATGATGATTTTAACTTCTCTGCGGGGTTGTCAGTGTTGTTTGAGTTGGCGAAGGATTTACGACGGGAAGGTAATATTTTTGTCCATGAAGGTCAAACTAAAACACCTAGTGATGAACTCCAACGTCAATGGCAAACTCTAGTTACTCTCTCCCAGGTGCTAGGTTTAACAGTTACCCCAGAGGAAAGTAGTACTAACAATGGTTTGAGTGATGCGGAAATTGCAGCATTAGTACAGCAGCGACAGGAAGCTAGAAAAGCCAAGGATTTTGCCCAGAGCGATCGCCTACGTGATCAACTGCAAGCACTCGGTATCACCTTAATCGACAGCAAAGACGGCACACGCTGGCACAGATAA
- a CDS encoding glycosyltransferase family 4 protein, whose protein sequence is MRIVHMSTIHRALDVRIFYKECVTLSQAGYEVHLLVANPPETQLDGVYFHPIDKVKELPRLVRIWRRLASTYQKAQSLQGNIYHFHDPELIPVGILLKFLGNKVIYDVHEDTPWEALSLHKNNPIIAWLKFLIWTVMEGIAKLTLDGFICVTPHIAAKFPSAKTTVVANLPLTVELQTAVNQTKADTSENYIIYAGGITEIRGIKEMVGAMELLPTSLRGKLLLLGEFSSVNLQTQIEQMAGWEKVEFLGWQPREKLVQYLGKAQVGLVVFHPQTDHLAALPNKLFEYMAAGLPIIASNFPLWQEIIQKIGCGLLVNPLEPQEIAQAMAYFLENPDMALAMGEKGQVAVKTKYNWEIESQKLLQFYQQIINQ, encoded by the coding sequence ATGCGAATAGTACATATGTCTACGATTCATCGAGCATTAGATGTTCGCATTTTTTATAAGGAATGTGTCACCCTTAGCCAAGCGGGTTATGAAGTACATTTGTTAGTTGCTAATCCTCCCGAAACACAATTAGATGGAGTCTATTTTCATCCCATTGATAAAGTGAAAGAATTGCCTCGTTTAGTGAGAATTTGGCGACGATTAGCTAGTACTTACCAAAAAGCTCAATCTCTACAAGGGAATATTTATCATTTTCATGACCCAGAATTAATTCCTGTGGGAATATTACTGAAATTTTTGGGAAATAAAGTTATTTATGATGTCCACGAGGATACTCCCTGGGAAGCACTTTCTCTCCATAAAAATAATCCCATCATTGCTTGGTTAAAGTTTCTCATTTGGACAGTTATGGAAGGAATCGCCAAATTAACTCTGGATGGGTTTATTTGTGTGACACCCCATATTGCTGCCAAATTCCCCTCTGCTAAAACCACAGTAGTTGCGAATTTGCCCTTAACAGTAGAACTACAAACAGCAGTTAATCAGACAAAAGCAGATACTTCCGAAAACTACATAATCTATGCAGGTGGGATTACAGAGATTAGAGGGATTAAAGAAATGGTGGGGGCAATGGAGTTACTACCCACATCTTTAAGAGGAAAATTGTTGCTCCTAGGAGAGTTTTCATCTGTAAATTTGCAAACTCAAATTGAGCAAATGGCAGGATGGGAAAAAGTTGAATTTCTTGGCTGGCAACCTCGTGAGAAATTAGTACAATATTTAGGCAAAGCTCAGGTGGGTTTAGTAGTTTTTCATCCTCAAACAGACCACTTAGCAGCTTTACCAAATAAATTATTTGAATATATGGCTGCGGGTTTACCAATTATTGCCTCTAACTTTCCTTTGTGGCAAGAAATTATTCAGAAGATTGGTTGTGGTTTATTAGTAAATCCTTTAGAACCACAGGAAATTGCCCAAGCCATGGCATATTTTTTAGAGAATCCAGATATGGCTCTAGCTATGGGTGAAAAGGGGCAAGTGGCAGTCAAAACAAAATATAACTGGGAAATTGAATCTCAGAAATTATTACAATTTTACCAACAAATTATCAATCAATAA
- the wecB gene encoding non-hydrolyzing UDP-N-acetylglucosamine 2-epimerase, with product MKIVTIVGARPQFIKAAAVARKLKSQSGITEVLVHTGQHYDDNMSEVFFQELEIPKPDYHLGIGSSSHGAQTGRMLEAIEQVLLKELPDWVLVYGDTNSTLAGAIAAVKLHIPVAHVEAGLRSFNPQMPEEINRVLTDHAANLLFAPTTAAVENLQREGIPQEKVHLVGDVMYDASLDYAVKAEAKSQILSQLKLTPQNYILATIHRAENTDNPEKLQAIFQAFTKVAQTIPVILPLHPRTRAALQRAEINPTSHIQLIDPVGYLDMVMLEKNAKIIATDSGGVQKEAFFYRVPCVTLRTETEWIELVELGWNRLVPPLNTQDIASSLLDALGKITNHEIPDGIYGGGLATSKIVSLLTQDN from the coding sequence ATGAAAATTGTCACGATTGTCGGTGCTCGTCCCCAATTTATCAAAGCAGCAGCAGTTGCTCGTAAACTCAAATCCCAATCAGGAATTACCGAAGTTTTAGTACATACAGGTCAACATTATGATGACAATATGTCTGAGGTGTTTTTCCAAGAATTAGAAATTCCCAAACCTGATTATCATTTAGGTATTGGTTCTAGTAGTCATGGTGCGCAAACTGGCAGAATGCTAGAAGCTATCGAGCAGGTTTTGTTAAAAGAATTACCTGACTGGGTATTAGTGTACGGAGATACAAATTCTACCTTAGCAGGGGCGATCGCTGCGGTAAAATTACACATACCAGTCGCCCATGTTGAAGCTGGTTTGCGATCGTTTAATCCCCAAATGCCAGAGGAAATTAATCGCGTACTCACTGATCATGCGGCAAATCTGCTCTTTGCTCCCACCACTGCTGCGGTAGAAAATCTCCAGCGAGAGGGAATACCTCAAGAGAAAGTTCATTTAGTGGGGGATGTAATGTATGATGCTAGTCTCGATTACGCTGTCAAAGCAGAAGCTAAGAGCCAAATCCTTTCTCAACTCAAATTAACTCCCCAAAACTATATTCTGGCAACCATTCACCGTGCAGAAAACACAGACAATCCTGAAAAATTACAAGCCATATTTCAAGCATTCACAAAAGTTGCCCAAACTATACCCGTAATACTGCCACTTCATCCCCGTACCCGTGCTGCTTTACAACGAGCAGAAATAAATCCCACTTCCCATATCCAACTCATTGACCCAGTGGGATATTTAGATATGGTAATGCTGGAAAAAAATGCCAAAATCATCGCTACTGATTCCGGTGGAGTGCAAAAAGAAGCCTTTTTCTATCGAGTTCCCTGCGTGACTTTACGAACAGAAACAGAATGGATTGAACTAGTCGAATTAGGATGGAATCGTCTTGTACCTCCACTCAACACACAGGATATCGCTAGTAGTCTTTTAGATGCATTAGGTAAGATTACCAACCATGAAATTCCCGATGGCATCTATGGTGGGGGGTTAGCAACATCAAAAATTGTTAGTCTACTAACTCAAGATAATTAA